One window of Dyadobacter sandarakinus genomic DNA carries:
- a CDS encoding CBM96 family carbohydrate-binding protein, giving the protein MKKSLLNIYCIILVFTTSTALMAQPAVEWDKVFGGLEADNLYSVQQTADGGYILGGASGSNAAWDKSEGGKGHSDYWVIKLAANGEKEWDRTIGGTDYDYLELVRQTSDGGYILGGRSYSDVGADKSEPNGGTKNPEDRQPDMWIVKLSAAGTMEWEKSIVRRGEELLSELRQTADGGYLVFANAYDVGGHLVKLSANGTIAWTRDYVSFFGMDQQGRPETADGGYIVANVTEGSYYITKLNADGSEQWDKVYLGGSSGSAATASTIRVLPDGFVLGGSSNYGIGNQKTQAGRGLLDYWILRLDNNGTKLWDKTFGGSANDKLTNVDVTKDGGFLLSGTSDSGIGGDKSEVLRGVYDAWMVKISSIGIKQWEKTLGGSKFEQYNSITGNSNLRLLYENSNGEYILSGRSTGHASQDKTGDAEGGWMVKLKASGQRVWDKTITGNIIKPTLSDGYVSFSSPKGPAADTRTEDARGSSDYWLVKYSAEAPSQTLTASASELSFNYNPGSATPAQNIMIASNSGTAPALQFVKSEGSKWLTVVTAPDGKTTFSINVSGLKPNAYAAYVTFFAPDHNRVRVEVNMLIASEEANNTFVRINAGGEDFLTPGGKQFRADQYFSGADSTITAENGNIANTNIDEVYRSARTGAAFGYKIPMPDGKAIVTLHFAELWYGAPGKVPGGAGKRQFHVNIEGNRVLTDFDIFATAGGAMRATEQSFEVTITGGELDIDLLSGAADIPLISAIEVKTINIALGAIADTFVADADIDGISPGNGIHGSETQLEVRSIFRALPGRRYSYLKFNLSTAAKVQKAVLRLYGSNVDSDDAVLMDVYGVNNDNWTEESPVSAAVYGKSTPILSSVSVDAAEKYYELDVTSYVTAQQETGDALVSFVINDSRLRGLTLAFNSRENAENQPQLLIIPVAETVTDEPPLPVTLTVFTAQKESATARLTWQTISETRSDHFEVEHSTNARSWNLLGAVNAKGESTALENYQFTHLHPGHGSNYYRLKMVDADGSFTYSQVKQITFELDFEIAVYPNPATEIIHLKTADWSKVSAVRILNNAGKVLYQSQNAPVQSIVTRDFNAGFYFVQIALADGTMTTRKVVIAP; this is encoded by the coding sequence ATGAAAAAATCTTTGCTCAACATTTATTGTATAATCCTGGTTTTTACTACTTCCACCGCGCTCATGGCCCAGCCGGCAGTGGAATGGGATAAAGTTTTCGGAGGATTAGAGGCGGATAACCTGTATTCTGTGCAGCAAACTGCTGATGGCGGATATATCCTGGGCGGAGCGTCCGGGTCGAATGCCGCCTGGGACAAATCCGAGGGCGGGAAAGGACATTCTGATTATTGGGTCATCAAACTGGCTGCCAATGGTGAGAAGGAATGGGACAGGACCATCGGCGGCACCGATTACGATTACCTGGAACTCGTCAGGCAGACTTCTGACGGAGGCTATATTCTTGGCGGCCGCTCCTATTCGGACGTAGGAGCAGATAAGAGTGAGCCCAATGGAGGTACGAAAAACCCGGAAGACCGGCAGCCCGATATGTGGATCGTCAAACTGTCGGCGGCTGGTACGATGGAGTGGGAGAAAAGCATTGTCCGGAGAGGTGAAGAACTGCTTTCGGAGCTCCGGCAAACTGCTGATGGCGGATATCTTGTATTTGCCAATGCGTACGACGTCGGGGGACATCTGGTAAAATTATCTGCAAACGGTACTATTGCATGGACCCGGGACTATGTCAGCTTTTTTGGAATGGACCAGCAAGGCCGGCCCGAAACTGCCGATGGCGGATACATTGTTGCCAACGTTACCGAAGGAAGTTATTACATCACCAAATTAAACGCCGATGGTTCGGAACAATGGGACAAAGTGTACCTCGGCGGCAGCTCAGGTTCCGCGGCAACTGCCTCGACGATCAGGGTTCTTCCTGATGGTTTTGTCCTCGGAGGGAGCTCAAACTATGGAATCGGGAACCAAAAAACCCAGGCAGGAAGGGGATTACTTGACTACTGGATATTGAGACTGGACAACAACGGTACCAAACTTTGGGATAAAACTTTTGGAGGAAGTGCGAACGACAAGCTGACCAATGTAGACGTCACGAAGGATGGAGGATTTCTGCTAAGCGGAACTTCGGATTCCGGCATTGGCGGCGATAAGTCGGAAGTGTTGCGGGGTGTTTACGATGCATGGATGGTGAAGATCTCGTCAATCGGTATCAAGCAATGGGAAAAGACGCTGGGCGGAAGCAAGTTTGAACAATATAATTCTATCACGGGTAACAGCAACTTGCGGCTGCTTTACGAGAACAGCAATGGCGAGTACATCCTGAGCGGCAGGTCAACAGGCCACGCCAGCCAGGACAAAACCGGGGACGCAGAAGGGGGATGGATGGTTAAACTGAAGGCAAGCGGACAGCGCGTTTGGGACAAGACAATCACAGGGAACATCATCAAGCCGACTTTAAGCGACGGCTACGTATCTTTCAGCTCGCCCAAAGGCCCGGCCGCTGACACCAGGACAGAAGACGCCAGGGGATCGTCTGATTACTGGCTGGTTAAATATTCCGCAGAAGCACCCTCCCAAACCCTGACTGCTTCGGCATCAGAACTTTCCTTCAATTATAATCCTGGCTCGGCCACTCCGGCACAAAACATAATGATTGCCAGCAACAGCGGAACAGCGCCTGCATTGCAGTTTGTGAAATCGGAAGGCAGCAAGTGGCTTACCGTGGTAACTGCGCCAGACGGCAAAACAACATTCAGCATCAATGTCAGCGGATTGAAACCGAATGCCTATGCTGCCTATGTGACCTTTTTCGCACCCGATCACAACCGGGTACGGGTTGAGGTAAACATGCTGATCGCCAGCGAAGAGGCGAATAATACTTTTGTCCGGATCAATGCAGGGGGCGAAGATTTTCTGACACCCGGAGGCAAGCAATTCCGCGCTGACCAGTATTTCAGCGGCGCAGACAGCACCATTACGGCCGAAAACGGAAATATTGCCAACACGAACATAGACGAAGTATACCGGTCTGCACGAACCGGAGCCGCATTCGGATACAAGATTCCGATGCCGGACGGAAAAGCCATCGTCACGCTGCATTTTGCAGAACTATGGTACGGTGCACCCGGAAAAGTGCCGGGAGGTGCCGGTAAAAGGCAGTTTCATGTTAATATCGAAGGCAACCGGGTATTAACGGATTTTGACATTTTTGCGACTGCCGGCGGAGCTATGCGTGCCACGGAACAATCCTTCGAGGTAACCATCACGGGTGGGGAACTGGATATTGATTTGCTCTCAGGCGCAGCAGACATCCCTCTGATCTCTGCCATAGAAGTAAAGACCATTAACATAGCACTCGGCGCGATTGCGGATACTTTCGTAGCTGATGCTGACATCGATGGAATAAGTCCCGGCAATGGAATACATGGTTCAGAGACGCAACTGGAAGTCAGGAGTATTTTCAGAGCTTTACCCGGCAGGCGGTATTCTTATCTTAAATTCAACCTTAGTACTGCTGCCAAGGTCCAAAAAGCGGTATTGCGCCTCTATGGAAGCAATGTGGATAGCGACGACGCTGTTTTGATGGATGTTTACGGCGTCAATAATGACAACTGGACTGAAGAAAGCCCTGTCTCGGCTGCGGTTTACGGTAAATCCACGCCGATACTCAGCTCAGTATCAGTAGATGCAGCTGAAAAATATTACGAGCTGGATGTGACCAGCTATGTAACTGCACAGCAGGAAACCGGAGATGCGCTGGTATCATTTGTTATAAACGATTCGAGGCTCAGGGGTTTGACGCTGGCTTTTAACAGCAGGGAAAATGCAGAGAACCAGCCGCAACTGCTGATCATCCCGGTTGCAGAGACTGTAACCGACGAGCCTCCGCTTCCCGTCACCCTCACTGTATTCACAGCTCAAAAAGAATCCGCCACTGCCCGGCTCACCTGGCAAACGATTTCCGAAACCCGCAGCGACCACTTTGAAGTAGAGCATAGTACAAATGCCCGATCCTGGAACCTGCTGGGTGCCGTCAATGCAAAAGGTGAGAGCACGGCTTTGGAAAATTACCAGTTCACACACCTGCATCCTGGGCACGGCTCCAATTACTACCGCCTGAAAATGGTCGATGCCGACGGCTCGTTTACCTACTCCCAGGTGAAACAAATCACATTTGAGCTTGATTTTGAAATAGCGGTTTATCCTAATCCCGCAACGGAAATCATTCACCTGAAAACAGCTGACTGGTCGAAGGTGTCGGCAGTACGGATCCTGAACAATGCAGGTAAGGTGCTTTATCAATCACAAAATGCGCCCGTACAAAGCATTGTCACCAGGGATTTCAATGCCGGATTTTACTTCGTTCAGATCGCTTTGGCCGACGGGACAATGACAACCCGGAAAGTCGTGATCGCGCCATAG
- a CDS encoding molybdopterin-dependent oxidoreductase: MLPVLGRAQRVLVPTAMRQPSIPAHAMLGILLLLSGAFSSFGQSTATLSIEGEITNPLELKLTDLARFKQVTHQIRDRDGKEHAFKGVALIDLLERAGVTTGSKLRGKNLAKYVLITAADGYEVIFALPEIDPEFTDQVILLATEKDGQLLPAGEGPFRIITPNDKKPARWIREVRTIRVGFAKE, translated from the coding sequence ATGCTCCCGGTATTAGGGCGGGCGCAGCGCGTACTAGTCCCCACTGCGATGCGTCAACCAAGCATTCCGGCGCATGCCATGCTCGGTATACTGCTGCTTTTGTCAGGTGCATTTTCTTCATTTGGCCAAAGTACGGCTACACTTTCTATCGAGGGCGAAATAACCAATCCGCTGGAACTGAAACTGACGGACCTTGCCCGCTTTAAACAGGTCACGCATCAGATCAGGGATCGCGATGGCAAGGAGCATGCATTCAAAGGCGTCGCTTTGATTGACCTGCTGGAAAGAGCGGGAGTTACCACCGGCAGCAAGCTGCGCGGGAAGAACCTGGCCAAGTATGTGCTGATCACCGCAGCAGACGGGTACGAGGTGATTTTTGCATTACCTGAGATCGATCCCGAATTTACCGATCAGGTAATCCTCCTGGCTACGGAAAAAGACGGGCAGCTGCTTCCGGCGGGGGAAGGTCCGTTCCGTATCATCACACCCAATGACAAAAAACCGGCCCGGTGGATCCGGGAAGTGCGTACGATCCGGGTGGGATTTGCAAAAGAGTGA
- a CDS encoding T9SS type A sorting domain-containing protein, producing the protein MRKLLLNLTILCLGLPACLFAQPVIQWDKTIGTLQGVMPETMEQTTDGGYILVGTSDADAGGDKSESSKGSSDFWIVKLAPNGAKQWDKVIGGPGTETAAAIRQTMDGGYIVGGTSSSPIGGDKSEKSKGGTDYWIVKLDQTGNLLWDKTIGGNSSDGLVDLRQTPDGGYVLAGSTLSDAGSDKSEPKLGSLSPDFWVVKVSGTGTIVWDRTLGTPSWDNMRCMTLTSDGGIVVAGEQGYQEQSSGYYLLKISAQGVQEWERNVAGIIYGEGLVDGWANIGDLQQTPDGGFILGGTCTGGVGGDRSEYSIGDYWIVKLNADLTVAWDNVIATSAGGDGKYINYYAGLTQVPGGGYLVLGYSASHAGADKSEDSHNAIEDFWLIKLNAAGIVVWDKTIGGASVERAVSIVNTADGGFVLMGSSNSDIGFEKTEDAKGVSDFWVVKFGSEEPPLPVTLTGFFARKENATVILSWQTTSETSSDFFEIQHSTDGKSWNAVQKVFAKYESTATEEYMYVHASPPAGENYYRLKIVDTDGVSAFSKITSLRFNAEFTVRVYPNPAAETLTIEVADPQDVKMVQLLDSREREHYQSPEAGKSIDVRSFTPGVYFAKITRKDGGVAAKKIIINN; encoded by the coding sequence ATGAGAAAACTTTTACTTAATCTGACAATCCTTTGTCTTGGACTACCCGCCTGCCTTTTTGCACAACCCGTCATCCAGTGGGACAAAACAATCGGCACATTACAGGGCGTAATGCCCGAAACGATGGAACAAACAACCGACGGCGGTTACATCCTGGTCGGGACTTCGGACGCTGACGCGGGCGGAGATAAATCTGAATCCAGTAAAGGAAGTTCGGATTTCTGGATTGTAAAACTCGCGCCCAACGGAGCAAAGCAGTGGGACAAAGTGATTGGTGGTCCGGGTACGGAAACCGCCGCAGCAATTCGGCAGACCATGGATGGCGGCTACATCGTAGGTGGAACATCCAGTTCTCCGATCGGCGGAGACAAATCAGAAAAGAGTAAGGGAGGAACAGATTACTGGATCGTAAAGCTGGATCAGACGGGAAATTTGCTTTGGGACAAAACAATTGGTGGAAATTCCAGTGACGGCCTGGTGGACCTCCGTCAAACACCTGACGGCGGATATGTACTCGCCGGCTCCACTTTGTCGGATGCCGGGAGTGACAAAAGCGAACCCAAGCTGGGCTCGCTGTCTCCCGATTTCTGGGTGGTAAAGGTCTCCGGGACGGGCACAATAGTATGGGACAGAACGCTCGGTACACCCAGTTGGGACAATATGCGATGTATGACACTCACATCGGATGGAGGAATTGTCGTTGCGGGTGAGCAGGGTTATCAGGAACAATCCAGCGGCTATTATCTTCTTAAAATCTCGGCCCAGGGAGTACAGGAATGGGAGAGAAATGTTGCTGGTATTATATACGGAGAGGGACTAGTTGACGGCTGGGCAAACATCGGCGATTTGCAGCAAACCCCTGATGGTGGATTTATACTTGGAGGTACCTGTACTGGGGGGGTTGGTGGTGATCGGTCGGAATATTCTATTGGTGACTACTGGATCGTCAAGCTTAACGCAGACCTTACGGTAGCCTGGGATAATGTGATAGCAACGTCAGCAGGGGGTGATGGTAAATATATAAACTATTACGCAGGCCTGACCCAAGTCCCCGGAGGCGGCTACCTGGTACTGGGCTATTCAGCCTCCCATGCAGGCGCAGACAAATCCGAGGACAGCCACAATGCAATTGAGGATTTCTGGCTTATCAAGCTTAATGCAGCGGGGATTGTGGTGTGGGACAAAACCATAGGAGGGGCATCAGTTGAACGGGCAGTCTCCATTGTAAACACCGCAGACGGTGGATTCGTGCTAATGGGCTCGTCAAACTCTGATATTGGCTTTGAAAAGACAGAAGATGCTAAGGGTGTAAGCGACTTCTGGGTTGTCAAGTTCGGCTCGGAAGAGCCACCACTGCCGGTAACGCTCACCGGATTTTTTGCCCGAAAGGAAAATGCTACAGTAATCCTTTCCTGGCAGACTACGTCTGAAACCAGCAGCGACTTCTTTGAAATCCAGCATTCAACCGATGGGAAAAGCTGGAATGCAGTTCAGAAGGTATTTGCAAAATACGAGAGTACAGCAACCGAAGAGTACATGTACGTTCATGCCAGTCCGCCCGCAGGAGAAAATTATTACCGGCTTAAAATCGTCGATACGGATGGTGTATCTGCATTCAGCAAAATCACAAGCCTACGTTTTAATGCAGAATTTACGGTGCGTGTTTACCCCAATCCTGCCGCAGAAACCCTGACGATCGAGGTTGCCGACCCGCAGGATGTGAAGATGGTACAGCTGCTCGACAGCAGAGAAAGAGAACACTATCAGTCACCCGAAGCCGGGAAATCCATTGATGTCAGATCGTTTACGCCCGGCGTATATTTTGCCAAAATCACAAGAAAAGACGGCGGCGTGGCAGCAAAGAAGATTATTATCAACAACTAG
- a CDS encoding winged helix-turn-helix domain-containing protein — MNRKTEIRIRHWVFVDDVKFFGPGRYELLEHIDQTGSISKAAAAMGLSYKKAWAMVDAMNTYGKSPFVIRQKGGSHGGGTVLTETGKSVMEAYKNFNDKLLEVARAEEALLAVI; from the coding sequence ATGAACCGGAAAACTGAAATACGTATACGCCATTGGGTTTTTGTGGATGATGTCAAGTTTTTTGGCCCCGGCCGCTACGAGCTGCTGGAACACATAGACCAGACCGGCTCCATCTCCAAAGCCGCCGCGGCCATGGGCCTCTCCTACAAAAAGGCCTGGGCGATGGTCGATGCGATGAATACCTACGGCAAAAGTCCTTTCGTGATCAGGCAAAAAGGCGGCTCACACGGTGGCGGGACCGTTTTGACGGAGACCGGAAAATCCGTCATGGAAGCATACAAAAATTTCAATGACAAGCTTCTGGAAGTTGCCAGAGCGGAAGAAGCACTTCTGGCGGTCATCTGA